The segment GCAATGCATTacttttggatatttttgttcattcctgaaatattctatattgaaaaattcattatgacgtcatcgttattttgatgacgtcatcaaaaaattaaaaatatgaagttaAAGAGAATTTTATACTCTTCAAACTTTCTATAGCATGTTTTGCTCTAACTGCTATAGTTTGGCTACAAAATCCAATTAGATGATACCtggtcaaaaattaaaaattttgaaaaaataggcGGCAGTTAAAGGGTTAATTTACGTGGCTACATTTttatacctaaaaaaaaaaaccatAAAATAACCAAGTTTACCAATGTAATTAGTTTGTTTCGGAGTCATCACAATTTTCTGCGACAGTTTTTCCAATGACTTGATATTCTGTAGATCAACTTCACTGTTTGTTAGTTTTGATTCGTTGCCAATTGGGACGAAACAAGACGGCTCTTTTGTGGCTGCCATGTTCAACCATACtgtaatatatgaataaataagttagtgACAGTCTGGATCAAGTGCTATgcaacatatagtactgtatgGCAAGGTATAAGATGCACTGTTGACATATTATAAACCGAAAAACTTTTGAGACGGTTCTTTTATGGCTGCCATGTTTAACCATACTGTCAAGTGCTACAAACGCATTGTACTGTGGCccgtggggtaggatgggatacctttagcagttagcacctaaattctATATTTCCTGAACGAAACTTGAACGATAACAATGGTTTTTTTGAGTCGAGAAGATAAGatcatataattttataaataatctctgtttactaccaaatgggacaagagagagaataaaaacatgtctccTACCACACCCGATTATACATAATAAAGTCCAATGAACTGTCACATGTATTATGATTAAAATTGTGAACTCTTTgcactgaaaataaaaaagccaATTACCTtgtgtttggtttgttttcgGATGGTTTTGTTTCTGCACAAAAGTTTCCGTAATATTTGGAGTAGAGGCAAGGTTTGGTCGCAATGCACGGGGAGATACAAGCCTATAATATAGTTATTAAAGTATTAATGTAATGATCAATGAATGGAtactacatatttatataacataagGTAGATACAATAGTGGGATATATATTTGGTATAAGAAaacatcaattttatttactttttagaaCAGAATAACGAATAAAGAACATGATAATTGGgtaataaagtataaatatacttGTCATTGAACAGATACCAcatgtttataaacataaggtgtatatatAGACACTATACATATACAATAGTGTTATATATACCTTATGTTATATAACACCATTTTAAAATCCaccttaaaaaaatcatttcaaCAAACTGACAGTGACATGCATAGTAGACCTAAAAAGCGGGCTCAATGTGAAAAAATGTAGTTGCCACACCCTGTGAGGATAAATCAGTTACATCGTAcaattattcatatttttaataacttatacCTAAATGTCGGTTTGTCGTTATGTATTTTTGCAGTGGAAAGCAAAACAATTGAACGACCGCCTGATTTCCCTGTAACTGGAACCTGGGGAACATTATTAAGAAATAGGGGTAACTGaaataaacttgtttcatAACTGTAAGATATTGTTTATCtcgtataaaaaaaaactaatttttaaattttgattacTATGTTTTTCATGAAACTTTTTGGTACAATTTTTTCTTACTaccttttaattaaaattttaatgctttgagaatatttattttatatttaaaaatatatatatatatataatataaataaaaaggtaattaacatttttatgtatatacaattAAAACTTACCCTAAACTTAACTGGATGATTGGCTGAGTTCGTCGGGGACAGCGCTCCGAGGTCACCTAGTGGCGCAAGAGGAAGAAGAACGGAATTCCCATTGTTGagagtttttaaaagtttgttgttCGAATTTGAACCTGATTTCGTTAAGTTAAGAGGCTGGTAATGGTCAGGTGATTTCCCATTTGTGAGAACTGggttatttgtttgttgtgtgATTTCTAGAACTGTATGAGtgtttggttttataactccGTTACTGATCAACACTTTTGTTAACTCTTTTGTTTCATGTGGTttcataaagtttatttttgtgggTGGGGACTTTGCACCACCATTGCAGAGTATTGAAACACCAGTCGTGCTGGTTTGGTTTGGTTGAGAAACTATGTCTTGTTGGTAATTAATGGATGAAATTTGCACCAGTTGTCCAACGGACGTAGTTTTGTCTTGAGATCctatttttatgaatgaacTTCCATTTACAATCGTGTGATCTTTTGATTCTGTAACAGTAAGGTATAAATAActcaataaaatttgttttgtttccctggtcacgataacgaagaacggGAAATTTACAAAGggcttattgataaaacagaaaaagaaataacgctttggataaaaaattaaaatggatAAGTACATTACAGAATTGATAAATTCCTTATTAGTTAAttgataaattaataattaaattatttagcaaaatataatatatatatatacgcaaaaaaaatataaaaatatatgtacatataaagatttttttttttataaaaagtaaataaattattataaaatttattattaacctATATTCGTTGTGTTATTTTcatctttaacttttttcttttcgtttGACTTAGCTTTGCTTAATTGCTTTTGAACCGCACCCAACTCAgatatatgtttttgtatgtCTCGAAGCTCTTTTCTTAGTATTTCATCCTGTATTGAACAAAAGCAACTTTAATAGTAAACCCTATAGGCTATTTTACAAAGGAATTGTAATAAGGTTCTATATTAAACCATCTTTAACAGTATGtcttatatttaacaaaaataactttgaaagtaaaacctatatttattaaaacaaactacaatttactaattttaatattagaaaacggtttttaaacatttttttgtaccTTTGGCGTTTCTTTTAGCTTTGCCATGAGGATctgttgataaaaaaaacactgtatTAATTTATTGAGAATAAATTCCTAGTAAAAGGATATAGTTTGTCCATGCACCATTTTAACGTGTTTACTTTGGCATCGTGTAGTTTTATTCGTATTTTACAGCGTGTAACTTGGTTTGGGATATACAAAAGTTACAAACCGTGTATTATTACCAATAAGAGAGTTTTTGGTATAATATATTCGTATAACGAAGTAAAAAATCGGCGACATCACGCTGCCGCAGCGTTGGAGGTTTAAAGTCGATTGTTTCCTTTCGTAAAATGATTATTACAAGACCACGTGACTTCGCCGGCAACGCGAATctcgtgtgacgtcatcaacataCGCACTGGAGCGTCAAAAAGTGAACTACTTTTATATATCGGCGAATGTGCGGCTTACAATTATAGCACGGATTGCCTTTTAATCAATAACTTTTAAGCCGAAGTCGAGTTATTTTCGAAATTCGACGCTTTAGGAACCATAGACTCAGTTTTTCCGGGTAGCAGACCTGAATTTTTATCGCTGACTAATACAGCTTGTTCAAATACCGAGTATGTAACCAAACGGGCACACGACCCCCTTTCAAGGCCACACAAAATAAAGCAATACATTTTATGGCAGTTTAATATACATACAGCAAAACGAACCAATTGTATTGTTTGTATATGTACACACGTTAACCGTGCACGAATTCTACGTTcgatattttacaaaacagctgttacattttaaaacataaaaacgaGACCATTACCTGGTGTTGCAATATATCTGCTTTGAGCAGTTTTTGAACTTGCTTTAAGTCCATTACGTCTTCTGTAACTTGTACTGTACCATAAACTCCTTTTAGAATATcgcaaaataataatttcacCGATAGGCACTAATAAACGACGCTCGTGGCCTATACATGTAGCTTTCCTTCAGTATATTCATCCGCGCAAAACATAAAAcgctttattttaataaacagtaaaGTCAACCGCTTAAAAACTAACACCACATATATTTATGCACTAAACTAAAATTCTTTTGGTATactttgctttattttaaagtatttatacaccttgcaGCGTACTATTTTCTGATAGAGTAGCGCCACCGAACCACTAAACCAAGCAGTCAATGACAATAAGAGAAAAAGGGCTGGTGGTACCTCGAACACGTCTTTTGTGCTAACAAAGTTTAAGTATAGCTTTAAACATAGATGCAAGCGTAGTacaatatatactatatatataccaacacaTATAtctatactttataaaaaaaagtttgttatatagttttacacGAACTCTTGACGTATAGTATATGCACACATATTATGTTTACTATAGTAATAATACCGGTTTGTTCATTGATATATCTACACATAACAGCAACTATTTTGTAACCTTTCTGGCTATTACGCGGTTGTGTGCCTACACATCTGTACTATGTAGATTCAGTTAAACTTAGTCTGGTATTTCTAATCTGTACCCGTGCAATCGGTATAACTGCCTTGTGCTGAAGCCAAACAAAATCAACGCACAATTAGTTGAGTTCGTGCTGAGTTATTTCTCTATTTAATCGCACGGCGTACCCGCATACTGACCGTTTTATCACCTAGATTAGCATAAGGTCGATAGCAAACGCTGTGTAGTCTATTCACCACCTAAGAACTATttgtgttttgcccaagaaaCACCAAACAGCTGATACAACAAATTTTATCCACTGCTTCAGTGAATATATTAACTTCCGTTTCTTTATGTTAGAGGCATGTAACGTTTTCCTGAAATCAAAGTCGGCCTAAGGCTGACATTTTTATGCCTAGTGTTACTTACTTTTACTAAATACTACCTCAAAAGCccttctgtttaaaaaaggcAGGACAATTGTTATTATATCGCAACAGCATAACCTAAACGTATGCTATGTCAGTTTATATAGCTCATAAAAGGGTATTTTCGGCTTACAGTTTAATACAGAATGACAAATTCTGGCAAAATGGGTCTGAAACACTTTTAACGATCGTTAGGCTACACCTGCTGTTTTTTTCAGTACATTGTTAAACCTGGTCACGGTGCCGACTTTTAAATGTTACCATAGTTTTTAATAAGCCATCAATTCTGtgtataaagtagggtgggggagatgctttccattctattttcttatcccatttggtagtaaacaaagaacattcaaagaattttaaaaccgtatcccaacaactcccatagaccggtattaattgtttaaaacatgatcaggatatttgtatataatgggttaaaggtgtcccatcttaccttacAATACTGTAGCCTACACGGTTGCATAACTTAACTACGTAAGCCAAGTGTAACAAATTACCACGAAAATGGCAAAATGCGTACGTTATTGCGGTGTATACAAAGGTCTCTTCTCGAAACCCATTTAACTTCTTCGCTTCTGCTGTTAAGTACTGGGAGTTTCTCTTTAAACAATACTGTTTTCTTTTCACAACTCGTAAAAAGCTGGCACCTGTCGTAAAGTTGTCACATACGTTGCAACTCGCAAGCTGGAataaggtgtttgaaacagaacacccgtgttataacgactgtcattgcccgccatgcagggataaataagttacatacgtggtaactcataagtgggcacaaggtgtttgaaactgtgctataacgactgtcgctttctgGGCACGCGAAgaaaaagcaagttacattcacatgaAAATGCGTTCCATATCTCAATTCTGCGTGTACGAAGGAAGAAAAAGGCGATTTCCgaaacaaactgtttttatcACGGGTCGTACAAAGTTTAACTAAAAATCGTTTGCTTTAATATGGCAGTAGTTTTAAACACGCAAAAAATAGTCTTGTTTGTGGCAGTTTTAACTCAACGATTATTAAAACGTAGCAGTGTATAATACCGAACTGGGGGagttatttagtagggtgggggaagacggggtacctttagcacataatatccaaatatcctgatcgtgttttaacaattatacggtctattggagtcgtgaggatatggttttataattccttgaatgttctttgtttacttccaaatgggtcgagaaaatagaatgaaaaggtgtcccatcttcccccactctactataaccACAGAACGAAACTATTAAATGCGACAATATGGCGAAACATAGAGCAACGTGAACTTTTGAATacatttttggtatttttggTACTACGATATTGGTATTTGAAATGATtgaaaacaactttttcactctgattcttttttcttttggtttaaaagttcGACCAGTTCGTCTGCATCGTCAGACGTCTTTACTCGGATTAGCAACGGGACAATCTGGGGTAAAAGATAAACGTTTTGTGCGTTTAGAAAAGACATGACATAActttcataataataataaccacTTTATTTGTCTTCTCGATTACGGTAatgaaaagtgaaaaatatttgaagcgaaaagacaggatatagcgacgaAACAACATATGTTGAAATACGCAACAAATAATTTCAAGACTTTTACTGGTGACTTATTATTTCCGTGTTAGTACgtatgaaacattttttggcaCAAATTTACTTTCCCAaggtaaaaaacattaaatttaataaaaaaagtatggAGCAATTTTTGgcacatatttaaattattaagttaaatatgGTCATCGTGTTCTGGTGCAATtttgtaaatgaaatattaaattcgacaatatataattatatatttaggaataaacataaaactaacCTTGTTTGGTTCACTTTCACTAACAGGGGGGTTAGGTATGCAGGATATTGAGACATTATTTTTCCCTTGTTTTGAGACTGGCATAGCTGGGTTTAGTAGAATATTAAGCAGCAGATTTCCAAGTGAAGTGTCAGCTCTTATTATAAGCTGTGTTTTGCTTGATGATTCTACAGATTTCAAGTGAATATGGCCGACGCCTTTATCAGTGTATGAGCCATCTTTCATGTAGAATAATTTACACCTGTGTAAGGGTTTTGGTGGTTAaggaatatagtagggtaggggaagatgggacacctcttcgttctattttctcgcccatttggtagtaaacaaagaacatttaaagaattataaaaccgtatcctcacgactcatatataccgctgttaattgtttaaaatattattttaatattaggtgctaaaggtgtcaaaTCTTACACCGCAGTGCTATACATTTAGGAATATACAAAGGGCTCAAATtctattttgaaacatttctttaCGTGGCACACAAAAACCAGGTGTGTAGTGAATGAAGCATGGTTAATGGTTATATCACGccttatattttacaaaaagaaTGGGACCAGACCCGACTAGATGCACCATAAACTTACCCTAACtaacaatagttttaaaagttccATCATGTTGTTAAAAGCGTGTTTATCTCTCCgcctaaaaattatttttttacttcttaCTTTTTAGTGTAGAAGGCGTCCTCCTCTGTCACAACTTGTGAGTCGTTTTTCGGAGGAACATATTCTTCTTCAGTTGTCTGTATAAAATGAAGGAAAAATGCTGAAATTTAGATGCTTGGTGAAAAAGctgaaaagtttttgaaaGACGAAACAGAAATAATTAACATATGTAAGTCATACTAGCGTTGCAATActggcaatgacagtcgttataacactggtgttctgtttcatacacctcgtgtccgcttacaagttactaagtatgtaa is part of the Ciona intestinalis unplaced genomic scaffold, KH HT000065.2, whole genome shotgun sequence genome and harbors:
- the LOC100180821 gene encoding uncharacterized protein LOC100180821 isoform X3; this translates as MAKLKETPKDEILRKELRDIQKHISELGAVQKQLSKAKSNEKKKVKDENNTTNIESKDHTIVNGSSFIKIGSQDKTTSVGQLVQISSINYQQDIVSQPNQTSTTGVSILCNGGAKSPPTKINFMKPHETKELTKVLISNGVIKPNTHTVLEITQQTNNPVLTNGKSPDHYQPLNLTKSGSNSNNKLLKTLNNGNSVLLPLAPLGDLGALSPTNSANHPVKFRVPVTGKSGGRSIVLLSTAKIHNDKPTFRLVSPRALRPNLASTPNITETFVQKQNHPKTNQTQVWLNMAATKEPSCFVPIGNESKLTNSEVDLQNIKSLEKLSQKIVMTPKQTNYIASTSPDHLAPSPEIDASLDQDDEKPSLPKSARNYAAVSTSQLNKHDFLSQLHLVPKERAERLRNRRYGRRKVAANPVYSGGIYVSTSAAESAKRLLPPELLGLEDTVPAKRSRGRPRNSTKRSDITEEVSHIIEQAKPLKMKTPLQDSSVIKTRVKRRSDSDPHNSGPCGVCQKSNGGLISCDTCGCSYHLHCTKPVMDQAPTNMWFCVRCKHKFSDPSTASTWPGLQSIVHSYFTFEAERNAALQRARKRRDVLIDAEKKLNDQVKALVSTIMNKVTKKYKVHDSVQNATDSYQRLLRGVETLKHLSEFAVTN
- the LOC100180821 gene encoding PHD finger protein 21A isoform X1 — its product is MDLKQVQKLLKADILQHQILMAKLKETPKDEILRKELRDIQKHISELGAVQKQLSKAKSNEKKKVKDENNTTNIESKDHTIVNGSSFIKIGSQDKTTSVGQLVQISSINYQQDIVSQPNQTSTTGVSILCNGGAKSPPTKINFMKPHETKELTKVLISNGVIKPNTHTVLEITQQTNNPVLTNGKSPDHYQPLNLTKSGSNSNNKLLKTLNNGNSVLLPLAPLGDLGALSPTNSANHPVKFRVPVTGKSGGRSIVLLSTAKIHNDKPTFRLVSPRALRPNLASTPNITETFVQKQNHPKTNQTQVWLNMAATKEPSCFVPIGNESKLTNSEVDLQNIKSLEKLSQKIVMTPKQTNYIASTSPDHLAPSPEIDASLDQDDEKPSLPKSARNYAAVSTSQLNKHDFLSQLHLVPKERAERLRNRRYGRRKVAANPVYSGGIYVSTSAAESAKRLLPPELLGLEDTVPAKRSRGRPRNSTKRSDITEEVSHIIEQAKPLKMKTPLQDSSVIKTRVKRRSDSDPHNSGPCGVCQKSNGGLISCDTCGCSYHLHCTKPVMDQAPTNMWFCVRCKHKFSDPSTASTWPGLQSIVHSYFTFEAERNAALQRARKRRDVLIDAEKKLNDQVKALVSTIMNKVTKKYKVHDSVQNATDSYQRLLRGVETLKHLSEFAVTN
- the LOC100180821 gene encoding uncharacterized protein LOC100180821 isoform X2 encodes the protein MILMAKLKETPKDEILRKELRDIQKHISELGAVQKQLSKAKSNEKKKVKDENNTTNIESKDHTIVNGSSFIKIGSQDKTTSVGQLVQISSINYQQDIVSQPNQTSTTGVSILCNGGAKSPPTKINFMKPHETKELTKVLISNGVIKPNTHTVLEITQQTNNPVLTNGKSPDHYQPLNLTKSGSNSNNKLLKTLNNGNSVLLPLAPLGDLGALSPTNSANHPVKFRVPVTGKSGGRSIVLLSTAKIHNDKPTFRLVSPRALRPNLASTPNITETFVQKQNHPKTNQTQVWLNMAATKEPSCFVPIGNESKLTNSEVDLQNIKSLEKLSQKIVMTPKQTNYIASTSPDHLAPSPEIDASLDQDDEKPSLPKSARNYAAVSTSQLNKHDFLSQLHLVPKERAERLRNRRYGRRKVAANPVYSGGIYVSTSAAESAKRLLPPELLGLEDTVPAKRSRGRPRNSTKRSDITEEVSHIIEQAKPLKMKTPLQDSSVIKTRVKRRSDSDPHNSGPCGVCQKSNGGLISCDTCGCSYHLHCTKPVMDQAPTNMWFCVRCKHKFSDPSTASTWPGLQSIVHSYFTFEAERNAALQRARKRRDVLIDAEKKLNDQVKALVSTIMNKVTKKYKVHDSVQNATDSYQRLLRGVETLKHLSEFAVTN